In Paracoccus aminophilus JCM 7686, one DNA window encodes the following:
- a CDS encoding MFS transporter, whose protein sequence is MLPRSRWLMLAVISSALFLIVIDMTVLYTALPRLTRELNATASEKLWIVNAYPLVVAGLLPGLGTLGDRVGHRRMFLSGLVVFGIASTIAAFSPTPAVLIGARVLLAVGAAMMMPATLSLIRLTFTDERERALAIGIWAAVASGGAALGPVVGGVLLEFFWWGSVFLINVPVVLVAIAAAWTLIPHRPGESKRPWDLIASVQIMVGLVGVVYAIKEIAKREPSLQALLIALVIGLGGLALFVRRQARSAHPLIDFSLFANRRFSAGVMAALTASAALIGFELVFSQRLQLVQGYSPLEVGLLLLPIPLASFIAGPATGLVLPRLGAERLVSGGLLMSGLALVVYLLSEGISPVIWLAALAVMGFGVGASMTAASSAIMLSAPADRAGMAASVEEVSYELGGALGVAILGSLMSALYTTGLKIPAAIPADPTSFDSLDEALIHAARLPADQAAEVSALARSAFEGAFVGVTAAAAAMLIAVALVIIWRRRVPVAA, encoded by the coding sequence ATGTTGCCCCGGAGCCGCTGGCTGATGCTGGCCGTGATCTCGAGCGCGCTGTTCCTGATCGTGATCGATATGACCGTGCTTTACACCGCACTGCCGCGATTGACGCGCGAGCTGAATGCGACGGCCAGCGAGAAACTCTGGATCGTCAACGCCTATCCGCTGGTGGTGGCGGGGCTTTTGCCGGGGCTTGGCACGCTTGGCGACCGCGTCGGCCACCGCCGGATGTTTCTGAGCGGGCTCGTGGTCTTTGGCATCGCCTCGACCATCGCGGCCTTTTCGCCGACGCCGGCCGTGCTGATCGGCGCGCGCGTCCTCCTTGCGGTTGGCGCGGCGATGATGATGCCCGCGACGCTGTCGCTGATCCGGCTGACCTTCACGGACGAGCGCGAGCGAGCGCTGGCGATTGGCATCTGGGCCGCGGTCGCCTCGGGCGGCGCGGCTTTGGGGCCGGTCGTCGGCGGCGTGCTGCTGGAGTTCTTCTGGTGGGGCTCGGTCTTTCTCATCAACGTGCCGGTGGTCCTGGTCGCGATTGCCGCCGCCTGGACCCTGATCCCGCATCGCCCGGGCGAATCCAAGCGGCCCTGGGATCTGATCGCCTCGGTCCAGATCATGGTCGGGCTGGTCGGCGTGGTCTATGCGATCAAGGAAATCGCCAAACGCGAGCCCTCGCTTCAGGCGCTTTTGATCGCGCTGGTGATAGGTCTGGGCGGGCTTGCGCTTTTCGTGCGCCGTCAGGCGCGCAGCGCCCATCCGCTGATTGATTTCTCGCTGTTTGCCAACCGTCGCTTTTCGGCAGGCGTGATGGCGGCGCTGACTGCCTCGGCGGCGCTGATCGGCTTTGAGCTGGTCTTCAGCCAGCGCCTGCAACTGGTGCAAGGCTATTCGCCGCTGGAGGTCGGGCTGTTGTTGCTGCCGATCCCGCTGGCCTCGTTTATCGCGGGTCCGGCGACCGGGCTGGTGCTGCCACGTCTGGGCGCCGAGCGTCTGGTCAGCGGCGGGCTGTTGATGTCGGGGCTGGCGCTGGTCGTCTATCTGCTGAGCGAGGGGATTTCGCCGGTGATCTGGCTCGCGGCGCTTGCGGTGATGGGCTTTGGCGTCGGCGCGTCAATGACGGCGGCCTCAAGCGCGATCATGCTTTCGGCCCCCGCCGATCGCGCGGGCATGGCGGCCTCGGTCGAGGAGGTTTCCTATGAGCTTGGCGGAGCGCTTGGTGTGGCGATTCTCGGCAGTCTGATGTCGGCGCTTTATACGACCGGGCTCAAGATCCCGGCCGCGATCCCGGCCGATCCGACGAGCTTTGACAGTCTCGACGAGGCACTGATCCATGCCGCGCGCCTGCCCGCCGATCAGGCCGCCGAGGTCAGCGCGCTGGCGCGCAGTGCCTTCGAGGGCGCCTTTGTCGGGGTCACGGCGGCGGCCGCCGCGATGCTGATCGCTGTGGCGCTGGTGATTATCTGGCGCCGCCGCGTGCCCGTTGCCGCCTGA
- a CDS encoding TetR/AcrR family transcriptional regulator — protein sequence MSGRPRSIDRDKILDAAEEIVAQHGAAGLTFDALAKAAGVTKSGVQYCYGTRGNLLRAMIARWGESFDAAIAAHQGDDDSIEGLIRAHIAAERDADEAENARSATMMTALLQSPEDMEISRAWYGSYFARLDLTTPEGLQLALAFLAAEGAFYLKSFRMLDLPPEDWDRVMGAIAALAETLPGTVTPPAAPAAQGPASQKNDRAAD from the coding sequence ATGTCTGGACGTCCCAGAAGCATTGACCGCGACAAGATTCTGGATGCGGCAGAGGAAATCGTCGCGCAGCATGGCGCGGCCGGGCTGACCTTTGACGCGCTGGCCAAGGCGGCGGGCGTGACCAAAAGCGGCGTGCAATATTGCTATGGCACGCGCGGCAACCTGCTGCGGGCGATGATCGCGCGTTGGGGCGAAAGCTTCGACGCGGCGATTGCGGCCCATCAGGGCGATGACGACAGCATCGAGGGCCTGATCCGCGCCCATATCGCCGCCGAGCGCGATGCCGACGAGGCCGAGAATGCGCGCTCGGCCACGATGATGACGGCCTTGCTGCAAAGCCCCGAAGATATGGAGATCTCGCGCGCCTGGTATGGCAGCTATTTCGCGCGGCTCGACCTGACCACGCCCGAGGGGCTTCAGCTCGCTTTGGCCTTTCTGGCGGCGGAAGGGGCGTTTTATCTCAAGAGCTTCCGGATGCTCGATCTTCCGCCCGAGGATTGGGACCGGGTGATGGGCGCGATTGCGGCGCTGGCCGAGACCCTGCCCGGGACCGTCACGCCGCCCGCGGCTCCGGCGGCGCAGGGCCCGGCTTCACAAAAGAATGATCGCGCGGCGGATTGA
- a CDS encoding MATE family efflux transporter, which translates to MSEGQSPQNRFLQAPPAKIFAQTAVPMILIMLMNGMLHVVDAAFLGHFVGAEAMSAIGVVFPLTMILIALSTLVSGGMSSLMARQLGAGAQDAAETTFARAHGLALTIAAVLIALQLLFGHSMINALSGGDPVIARMAYAFLTIVVLTTPVQFLLGIHADTCRNEGRAGMMAMMSLGVTLANIALNYLFIAVFDWGVAGSAMGSTVAQIFGLSLLVFLRERAGTRLPITALGRHSWRGGWKTIAGLGAPLSLSFIGVALSAFSAILAIRLTAGAAYAETVAAYGLVTRLMGFVFLPMMAMALATQSIVGNNAGAGQMDRVRQVLRIALGTALVYSLAVQIVFFLTGESLGRAFVDDPAVVAMVGTIIRPMTGFYLFTGPVLVLALYFQALGKPAQAALLTLVKPYLLVPAGIALAASQWGTTGIWYIYPVVDAVIAVIAGLVFSANSRSAAPATLQGAQP; encoded by the coding sequence ATGTCTGAAGGACAATCGCCCCAAAACCGTTTTCTGCAGGCCCCGCCTGCAAAGATCTTTGCCCAGACGGCTGTGCCGATGATCCTGATCATGTTGATGAACGGGATGTTGCATGTCGTCGATGCGGCTTTCCTTGGCCATTTCGTCGGCGCCGAGGCGATGTCGGCGATCGGCGTGGTCTTTCCCTTGACCATGATCCTGATCGCACTGTCGACGCTGGTCAGCGGCGGCATGTCGAGCCTGATGGCCCGCCAGCTTGGCGCCGGTGCGCAGGACGCGGCCGAGACCACCTTCGCCCGCGCCCATGGTCTGGCGCTGACGATTGCCGCCGTGCTGATCGCGCTGCAACTGCTTTTCGGTCACAGCATGATCAATGCTCTCTCGGGCGGCGATCCGGTGATCGCGCGGATGGCCTATGCCTTCCTGACCATCGTCGTTTTGACGACCCCGGTGCAGTTTCTGCTGGGAATTCATGCCGATACCTGCCGAAATGAAGGTCGCGCGGGCATGATGGCGATGATGTCGCTTGGCGTCACTCTGGCCAATATCGCGCTGAATTACCTGTTCATCGCGGTCTTCGACTGGGGGGTTGCGGGCTCGGCCATGGGCTCGACCGTCGCGCAGATCTTTGGCCTGTCGCTGCTGGTCTTCCTGCGCGAGCGCGCCGGGACTCGGCTGCCGATCACGGCGCTTGGCCGCCATTCGTGGCGCGGCGGCTGGAAGACCATTGCAGGCCTCGGCGCGCCCTTGAGCCTCAGCTTCATCGGCGTGGCTTTGTCGGCCTTCAGCGCGATCCTTGCGATCCGGCTGACGGCGGGCGCGGCCTATGCGGAAACGGTCGCGGCTTACGGTCTGGTCACCCGGCTCATGGGCTTTGTCTTCCTGCCGATGATGGCCATGGCCTTGGCCACGCAAAGCATCGTCGGCAACAATGCCGGGGCAGGGCAGATGGACCGCGTGCGGCAGGTCTTGCGCATCGCGCTTGGCACCGCGCTCGTCTATTCGCTGGCGGTCCAGATCGTGTTTTTCCTGACCGGGGAAAGCCTTGGCCGCGCCTTTGTCGATGATCCGGCGGTGGTCGCCATGGTCGGCACGATCATCCGGCCGATGACGGGATTTTATCTCTTCACCGGGCCGGTGCTGGTTCTGGCGCTCTACTTCCAGGCGCTTGGCAAACCGGCTCAGGCGGCGCTCTTGACGCTGGTGAAGCCCTATCTGCTCGTCCCCGCCGGGATCGCGCTTGCCGCGAGCCAATGGGGCACCACCGGGATCTGGTATATCTATCCGGTGGTGGATGCGGTCATCGCGGTCATTGCAGGCTTGGTCTTCAGCGCCAACTCGCGCAGCGCGGCCCCGGCCACGCTGCAAGGAGCCCAGCCATGA
- a CDS encoding glyoxalase superfamily protein, protein MRSVAEAKEQAKALRAALEAEGVAINHAQSLEMVAKQNGARDWNTLHAQLMRNTPDPLRLNQRVRGRYLGQPFAGEIIAIAVMGQNYEVTIRFDEAVDVVESEHFSNFRRQIRAVVDLDGISPAKTSNGLAQLVVEPETR, encoded by the coding sequence ATGAGATCGGTTGCGGAAGCCAAGGAACAGGCCAAGGCGCTGCGTGCGGCGCTTGAGGCCGAGGGCGTGGCGATCAACCATGCCCAGTCGCTTGAGATGGTCGCCAAGCAAAACGGCGCGCGGGATTGGAACACGCTTCATGCGCAATTGATGCGCAACACGCCCGATCCTTTGCGCCTGAACCAGCGCGTGCGCGGCCGCTATCTTGGCCAGCCCTTCGCCGGAGAGATCATTGCGATCGCCGTCATGGGGCAGAATTACGAGGTCACGATCCGCTTTGACGAGGCGGTGGATGTGGTCGAATCCGAGCATTTCTCGAACTTCCGCCGCCAGATCCGGGCGGTGGTCGATCTCGACGGGATCTCGCCCGCCAAGACCTCGAACGGTCTGGCCCAGCTCGTGGTCGAGCCGGAGACGCGCTGA
- the osmF gene encoding glycine betaine ABC transporter substrate-binding protein OsmF: MKIKALVSAVALSAFAALPALADVTVASKIDTEGSVLGNIILEALKSNGIPVVDKVSLGTTPIMREAIIQGQVDIYPEYTGNGAFFFNQADLPIWKDPQAAWEKTKELDYAANKIVWLKPASANNTWGIAVRKDLAEKENLHTLTDFGAYVKKGGTVKLAASAEFVTSPAALPAFYKAYDFTFSPDQLITLSGGDTSATIAAAAQQTSGANAAMINGTDGGIGPGGLVVMEDDKFVQPVYQPTPIVREATLKEYPQIETILDPIFAKLDMVTLQDLNGRVQVEGEPAAAVAHDFLTQNGFVK; encoded by the coding sequence ATGAAGATCAAAGCTCTGGTTTCGGCGGTGGCCTTGTCGGCCTTCGCAGCTCTGCCCGCCTTGGCCGATGTCACCGTTGCCTCGAAGATCGACACCGAGGGCAGCGTTCTGGGCAATATCATCCTCGAAGCGCTGAAATCGAACGGGATTCCGGTGGTCGACAAGGTCTCGCTTGGCACCACGCCGATCATGCGCGAGGCGATCATTCAGGGGCAGGTCGATATCTATCCCGAATATACCGGCAATGGCGCCTTCTTCTTCAATCAGGCCGATCTGCCGATCTGGAAAGACCCGCAAGCCGCTTGGGAAAAGACCAAAGAGCTCGATTACGCGGCCAATAAGATCGTCTGGCTGAAGCCCGCCTCCGCCAACAACACCTGGGGGATTGCGGTCCGCAAGGATCTGGCGGAAAAGGAAAATCTGCACACGCTGACCGATTTCGGCGCCTATGTGAAAAAGGGCGGCACGGTCAAGCTGGCGGCTTCGGCGGAATTCGTGACCTCTCCGGCGGCACTTCCGGCCTTCTACAAAGCCTATGATTTCACCTTCTCGCCCGACCAGCTGATCACGCTTTCGGGTGGCGACACTTCGGCCACGATCGCGGCAGCCGCCCAGCAGACCTCGGGCGCGAATGCGGCGATGATCAACGGCACCGATGGCGGCATCGGGCCGGGCGGTCTGGTGGTGATGGAGGACGATAAATTCGTCCAGCCGGTCTATCAGCCCACCCCGATCGTGCGCGAAGCGACGCTGAAGGAATATCCGCAGATCGAGACCATTCTCGACCCGATCTTCGCGAAGCTCGACATGGTGACCTTGCAGGATCTCAACGGTCGCGTTCAGGTCGAGGGCGAGCCCGCCGCCGCCGTCGCCCATGACTTCCTGACCCAGAACGGTTTCGTGAAGTAA
- a CDS encoding ABC transporter permease gives MDVSLSEEIAERASLPLDRIGSLFAVMILSALVFLPYLLMRMSRIAQAEPVQIGAAFGPGSIKGWALAAAFAALAVVLALKGPVSRRLLASVAGIVLVALTLGWAAGGLLPPDNRFARVSVGGGAWLLFAAFALSTGDALVRLRLGPGARLLVLALALGALAALLLSGTWANLSIMKEYAGRADAFAREFKTHLFLAVGSLLAACVIGLPLGIFCARNRTLRDALLPVLSIIQTIPSMALFGLLIAPLAWIAAHLPGASALGIAGIGPAPAFIALLAYSLLPIVSSTLAGLAGLPADVLDAADGMGMTPRQKLWGVELPLSLPAILTGVRIVLVQNIGMTVIAGLVGGGGLGVFVFQGISQTATDLVLLGALPTVVMAFAAAIVLDALIEFSRKSRKKGRSS, from the coding sequence ATGGACGTGTCTCTGAGCGAAGAGATCGCTGAGAGGGCTTCTCTGCCCCTCGACCGCATCGGCAGTCTGTTTGCGGTGATGATCCTGTCGGCTTTGGTGTTCCTGCCCTATCTGCTGATGCGGATGAGCCGGATTGCGCAGGCCGAGCCGGTCCAGATCGGCGCGGCTTTCGGGCCGGGTTCGATCAAGGGCTGGGCATTGGCGGCGGCTTTCGCGGCGCTCGCCGTAGTGCTCGCGCTGAAAGGGCCGGTCTCGCGCAGGCTCCTTGCCTCGGTCGCGGGGATCGTTCTGGTCGCGCTGACGCTTGGCTGGGCGGCGGGCGGGCTCTTGCCCCCGGATAACCGCTTTGCCCGCGTCTCGGTCGGCGGCGGCGCCTGGCTTTTGTTCGCGGCTTTCGCGCTGTCGACCGGCGACGCTCTGGTGCGGCTGCGTCTGGGTCCGGGCGCGCGGCTGTTGGTGCTGGCCCTCGCGCTTGGCGCACTGGCCGCGCTGCTCTTGTCGGGCACTTGGGCAAACCTCTCGATCATGAAGGAATATGCGGGCCGGGCCGATGCTTTCGCGCGCGAGTTCAAGACGCATCTCTTCCTCGCCGTCGGCTCGCTGCTCGCCGCCTGCGTCATCGGCCTGCCGCTTGGCATCTTCTGCGCGCGCAACCGCACGCTCCGCGATGCGCTGCTGCCGGTCCTGAGCATCATTCAGACCATCCCCTCGATGGCGCTCTTCGGCCTTCTGATCGCGCCTTTGGCGTGGATCGCGGCGCATCTGCCCGGCGCCTCGGCGCTTGGCATTGCCGGGATCGGCCCCGCGCCTGCCTTTATCGCGCTCCTCGCCTATTCGCTTTTGCCGATCGTGTCCTCGACGCTCGCCGGTCTTGCCGGTCTGCCCGCCGATGTGCTCGATGCGGCGGACGGCATGGGCATGACGCCGCGCCAGAAGCTTTGGGGGGTCGAGCTGCCCCTGAGCCTGCCCGCGATCCTGACCGGCGTGCGCATCGTTCTGGTGCAAAACATCGGCATGACCGTGATCGCCGGTCTTGTCGGCGGCGGCGGCTTGGGCGTTTTCGTCTTCCAAGGCATCAGCCAGACCGCCACCGATCTTGTCCTTCTCGGCGCCCTTCCGACCGTGGTCATGGCTTTCGCCGCCGCAATCGTGCTGGACGCCCTCATTGAATTCTCGCGCAAAAGCCGCAAAAAAGGCCGTTCGTCATGA
- a CDS encoding ABC transporter ATP-binding protein produces the protein MIEIQNLSRIYGANIAVNDVTLAINAGEIVAIVGTSGSGKTTLMRMINRLVEPSSGSIKIDGRDNREIPAEELRRGIGYAIQGHGLFPHKTVGENIATVPKLLKWDANRIKARVDELLKIFNLDPAIFRERMPHELSGGQQQRVGVARALAAEPPILLMDEPFGALDPIIRDKAQADLLEIQRRYGTTVVIVTHDMDEAMRLGTRIAVMDKGQLQQFATPAEIIAHPATPFVRELLESGDRALRLLSLRDVAELIEPGEAEGSPIDAATSLRSALAECLWSGRETLPITSEGRLIGRIRRSEIERAARFDNFEGAQR, from the coding sequence ATGATCGAGATCCAGAACCTCAGCCGCATCTATGGCGCGAATATTGCCGTCAATGACGTGACGCTCGCGATCAACGCGGGCGAGATCGTGGCGATTGTCGGGACCTCGGGCTCGGGCAAGACGACGCTGATGCGGATGATCAACCGGCTCGTCGAGCCGTCCTCGGGCTCGATCAAGATCGACGGGCGCGACAACCGTGAGATCCCCGCCGAGGAACTTCGCCGCGGCATCGGTTACGCCATTCAAGGCCACGGGCTCTTCCCGCACAAGACCGTGGGCGAGAATATCGCGACTGTCCCGAAGCTCTTGAAATGGGACGCAAATCGCATCAAGGCGCGGGTTGACGAGCTGCTCAAGATCTTCAACCTCGACCCCGCGATCTTTCGCGAGCGGATGCCGCATGAGCTTTCCGGCGGGCAGCAGCAGCGCGTCGGCGTTGCCCGTGCTTTGGCCGCCGAACCCCCGATTTTGCTGATGGACGAGCCTTTTGGGGCGCTCGATCCGATCATCCGCGACAAGGCGCAGGCCGATCTTTTGGAGATCCAGCGCCGCTACGGCACGACCGTCGTCATCGTGACCCATGACATGGATGAGGCGATGCGTCTGGGCACCCGGATCGCGGTCATGGACAAGGGCCAATTGCAGCAATTTGCGACACCGGCCGAAATCATCGCCCATCCCGCGACGCCTTTCGTGCGCGAGCTTCTGGAATCCGGCGACCGCGCCTTGCGGCTTTTGTCGCTGCGCGATGTCGCCGAATTGATCGAGCCGGGCGAGGCCGAAGGCAGTCCGATTGACGCGGCGACCTCGCTGCGATCGGCCTTGGCGGAATGCCTGTGGTCGGGCCGTGAGACCCTGCCGATCACCTCGGAGGGCCGTCTGATCGGCCGCATCCGCCGCTCGGAAATCGAGCGCGCCGCGCGGTTCGACAACTTTGAAGGGGCGCAGAGATGA